One window of the Stegostoma tigrinum isolate sSteTig4 chromosome 16, sSteTig4.hap1, whole genome shotgun sequence genome contains the following:
- the tk2 gene encoding thymidine kinase 2, mitochondrial isoform X3: MYEDPSRWAITLQSYVQLTMLQQHILPQTVPIRMIERSIFSAKYIFVENHHRSFAMPDVDYAVLTEWFTWIVTNVNIPIDLIVYLQTAPETCHERLKIRCRNEEQVIPLEYLKALHQLYEDWLIRQTSFKVPAPVLVIPADHDVQMMLKQYEDHKEKILHPACKRSAP, from the exons ATGTATGAAGATCCTTCGCGTTGGGCAATTACTCTCCAGAGCTATGTCCAGCTCACAATGTTACAACAACACATTCTGCCTCAG ACGGTGCCAATCCGAATGATCGAGAGGTCTATTTTCAGCGCAAAGTACATCTTTGTGGAGAACCATCACCGAAG CTTCGCCATGCCAGATGTGGATTACGCCGTGCTTACCGAGTGGTTTACTTGGATTGTGACGAACGTCAATATTCCCATCGATTTGATTG TGTATCTTCAAACTGCTCCTGAGACTTGTCACGAGAGACTGAAAATCCGGTGTCGGAATGAGGAACAAGTTATTCCCTTG GAATATTTAAAAGCTCTTCATCAGCTTTATGAAGACTGGCTGATCAGACAGACCTCCTTCAAAGTCCCTGCCCCTGTGTTG GTAATCCCTGCAGATCATGATGTTCAGATGATGCTGAAACAGTACGAGGACCACAAGGAGAAGATTCTGCATCCTGCTTGCAAAAGATCTGCTCCATGA